The DNA region CCGCTCTCCCCCCCCACGCACAGACTGGTCACATCACCCCTAGCCATGCCTGGCCCAGGCTACTAAGCCCATGGTCAGActccagggtgggggcaggggtgagcccAGGGGCGCCCTGCAGGCTGCCCCACCGAGCCCCAGCAAACAGCCACTGCTGGGCCTCGCAGCAGCTATCGCCGTGCAGCCCAGCTGGGACGgaccccactgccagccccatgcagggaCAACTGGGCTAGCAggctgcggatcgggagtgaggggcaccagcagggttgggggagagcccagggcggggctagcagggggctgtggtcagggctgaggggcaccagcagagctgtggggagcccagggctgggctggcagggggctgtaggttaggagtgaggggcaccggcaggactgggggggagcccagggctgggctagccaggggctgcgggttgggagtgaggggcaccagcagggctgggctggcagagggCACCAGGTtgggaggggcactggcagggggcaggggccaggacacacactgcccctgcacCAAGCCGTTTCACCCACAGGACTGGCCGAACTCCAACTCCGTTCACGGCCTCCATGGCTTCAAACGTGCCCAGACATTTTCACTGCCCGGCCTGGCCCGGCAGGTCACGTTGCTCTGTGCCTGTTACAGCAGCTGCTgtcttccaccccagaggtggctgcatctcagtggccAGGGCAGAGATCCCTACGCATTGTCCTACCACTGAGAAAAGCCCCCTAGGTTCATTTTGCGATTCCAAAGCCCAGCAGAGACCCTGGCCTGGGACTTAGAGCAGGTTCGATTCCTACCCCCAGCCCGCACGGCAAGtccctgctcagctcccccaGTGGCCCTGGCCAGGTTGCAGCCAGCAGGGGGTTGAAAGCCAGTTAAGTTCAGCTGGTGCCAAGCCTGCTGTGCCCCCCACGACTACTTCACACCTGGGCACAAGGGCTGTTCATGCCAGTGCTGGCTGCCCTGCTAGAAATGGCACCGAGTTTGTTCCCACCCTGGACCCGCTCACTCTGCAGCAACTGCAGCTAACCTAGTGCAAGGGGCTGGCCAGTCCCTGGCACCTGTTCAGCCAGAGCTCAGGAGTGGGGATGCCAACAGGGCCCCAATCTTGGTTGCTGCATGTCCGGGCAGCGTCCGGCCCGCTGGTGCCCCggtctcggtcactgtgtgtctgggcagcgcctggcgcgacggggccccgatctcggtcgctgtgtgtctgggcagcgcctggcgcgacggggccccgatctcggtcgctgtgtgtctgggcagcgcctggcgcgacagggccccgatctcggtcgctgtgtgtctgggcagcgcctggcgcgacggggccccgatctcggtcgctgtgtgtctgggcagcgcctggcgcgacggggccctgatctcggtcactgtgtgtctgggcagtgcttGGTGTGATGGGGCCCAGAGCTTCTCACTGTGTCTGTTTAGTACCCAGCCCaaggggccctgatcctggctgAAGACACAAAGCGAATTATTTTCAATAGCCAGGGGGTCAgatgggcccagcctgccctacCATGCTACCAGGAAAGGAGCGAGGCTGCATCTGCACCTGCTACGGCTGCCAGGCTGGCCCTGTCCTCGCCCCACGGGCAGCGCAGAGCGCAGCTGGAGGTGCACACAGAGCAGAGGCAAGGGGCAGTGGTGTGAAAATCGTTTCTTTAGTATAAATAAGAACTTGCAGAACCGCAGCTCCATAACTTAGACATTCAGCCACAAGGGGAACAGGCGGCAGAGGGGTCCCCACTCCCtgtgggccctgccccccacctgggggAGTTCAGTGGGCAGGTGCCCCCACGGCCAGCAGTAATAAGGCCCCAGGGTGCCTGCAGAGCCCCAGAGGGctgcctgtgggggagggggctagaGGGCACGGGTGAGTGGCCATGGGGGGGGACACCAAGGCTAATACTGTTCTTTGTGCTGACCGGGCTCTCCCAGGGCCCACACTGGGTGTACGACAAGCAGGGGCGAGGCCAAGCCAAGCCGCACCGCAGCGATTCACGGGGTGTTTGGGtcagctccgggggggggggggggcagggcacctgctccagcagtggggagttccccaggcccagcccagcgAAAGGTGCACCTCCTGCCAGCCTTCCCACAGCGGTGGAGGCCGTGGCTGTTGCTCAGGCAGCTGGGGCCaagtccctctccccccacatgaGCCCAGGGGGGCCATTCCCAGGGAGAGGGTCTCCGCACAGCACACAGGTGCTCGCAGCCAAGGCTTTAGAGGTGGGAGGGGTCAGCGCTGTGgccagctgcaggaaggggccagcagccaggcagcgctgtgagcacccacagctccagggAGCCCAGTGAGAGCCAAGGTGTGTGGCAGCGCCCTTCTCCATGGGGAGGCCGGGTACTGCCGAGGCTGGCTCCTCTCTCTGCCCAGGCACAGGGCAGATGCCCAGAGCAGGTACAATGCAGGCTGTTGGCACAGCAGCCTGGGAGTTTCTCCAGCTCTTTGGGGGTTGTTCacacgcaggagaggaggagagattTGCCAACTTGCTGCCCTCTGGGCACCTTTCCACTCAGCCCTGCTGCCTCTGGGCCCGGGGATCAGTAGTGGGCGCAGAGGCCCTGCAGGGTGAGGACGGAGACAGACACAGGCAGGCGCCACCAGAGCGAGCGCTGGCTCAGGACAAAGCCCGGCCTGCCCGCAAGGGGTCTGGGACAGCAGCAGGTGGTGCTGGGGACGCCAGCGGTAGCTTGTGCCCACGTGGGGGCAGGGTGCCAGGTCTCCAGGACTGCGTATGTTCCAGGGTGGGCGTCCCTTGGCAGAGGAAGTGCAGGTAGTGCCGGTCTGTAGAGGCCCTTCTGGCCACTCCAGAGTGttttgaggaaactgaggcagcagaaaacctcccccctccccaggtcgctggcagctcctgcactccaggcTGTTATGcaaagtgagggctctggggagaccagctctgctcccatcaCTCCAGGGCTGAAGTTCCACAACGCTTTAAACAGGGGGCCATTAATACATTAAGGGAGGGGGTGGCCCGGGCCGGCGGAGGGGCCTGTGCTCTGTAGACGGGGATCTATATATTAAACCTCTGTTAGCGGCTCACCACCACGGAAGCGTCTGGCCACGCAGCGTCAATTAGCGTTAAATAACGAGGGCCTGGAGTCTGGGCAGTGCCAGGTGGCCAAGCTGGCACCGAGTGGGGGGCGGGCGCTCCCGGGGTTATACCACAGTGCCGCTGGGCGAGCTGCCGTTCTGAGAGGTGAGGTTctgaaagggaagggggagatggTTAGAACTGGGGGGCGGGACAGACACCCCACACTAACAGTCAGGGACGAGAGGCTGCAAAGGGGCAAACTCAGCCCCACAAGCCAGGACTTCGCACCTCCCCAGTCCCAGGACTCCAGGCCAATGCCCTGTCGCCAGGGACTGAAACACGGGCACCGACCAGGGCCTGGCCTGGCAAAGGGATCGAGGTCCCAAACGCCCCCCAGACCAACAGCAACTAGGCACCACACCACcctggaggatctgggcccaacCTCATTGATTCCCTttgcagtggccagagccagagGGGGCCGGTCCCTGCGCCTGagtcctggccctggcccagaaCAGCAGatctctgctagcccagcccatCCCAgacctgctccccttccccccaccctggggGTGGTGGCCAGGGGCAGAGCTTTGCCTGGGTATTATGGTTGTTCcagctgtgagctctttggggtggggcctgtctctccctgcagccaACACaacccccctgcacacacacacacctcaatcTCTGTCAGGGGCTGTGCAGCACCCGGACAATGCCCCTCCGATCCCTATAAGTGTCTGCACAGTACCTGGCACTACATCCCCGACTCCcatcagggtctgtgcagcacctagcacaatgcgtCCCCACAGCAGGGGCTGTGCAGAACACCTCTCTCCCCTGCAATCTCTGTCAGGTGTGTGCAGCACTTGACAACAACAATccacctcaaagtgctttacaaaggaagacaGCATCATTAGCCCCactgcacagatggggaaactgaggcacagggtggggaCGTATCTTGCACAAGGGCACCCAGGAGCAAAGCCCACAGCGCCCACCCAGTGGTATGAAGGCAATGGGGGCCATGTGGGTGGCCCTGACACAGGGGGCAGAACTTTTGTTGCTGGAGACGATAGGTAAGACCGAGAGCGCCTCGCTCCTCTGGCCGAGCCCCGGAGCAGCTGTCAGGGCTGGCGATGGGCATCAGATCCCATGGCTTGCCTTTGTTTGCGAGCCCAACTGGAGTCCCAGCATAGCCAGGGACCAGCCGGCCGGCTGCGGGGGGGAGCGCTACAAGGTGCGGGGCTGGATGGAAACTGCCTTCCAGAGGCAAAACTCTTCTGCTGAACAAGCCCCCACTCCGGTCCCAGACACCCCAAAGCCACTGGAAGCGCCTCTACCGGGGAGGCAGCGGACGCGGCAGCAGCTGAGACATCTGGGTGAAATCAGGGCTGAGTTGGCAGCTGTGAAGCCCTTGTTGTATTCTCAGGGCAGGGctcaccagcccctccccccacatcctgcTAACGGGGCTCGGTCCCCGAGGCCGCCCTGCGCACCCAAAGCTTTCTAGCCGCAGGCTCCCATTGGCACAAAATGTGGGGAGAAGCCAACAACCCTGCAGCACAGAGGGGCCAGGCGGCTCCagagagaagcagctgcagcccatgGGATTCTGAGCACTACCGAGAGTTCACACAACCCCCCCGgcctgcctgattcagagccggTGACCATCTCCTGGACACAGGGTGCTCAGCTCCGAGGGGGGGTTCCAAGGTTCGGGCTGAGGGGGTGACAAGGAGCTGGTTAAGAACTTCAAGAAGGGCAGCTGAGGGGCTGGGTGCCCCTAGGATCTCACAGCCCCAATGTTCTCACTGACAGCGGCCAGAGCCGGGGCACACAGGCGGACCCTGCTGACTTTTAAGCGCATCACTCACCGGTCCTGTTTCCCGGCAAAGTCCCGGTGTGAATCCTTTGCTTGCAGGCTACAACCACTATGGAGATGGATGGAAAGggggagcccctcccacaccagcGGCAGGACCAGAGGGGATCACACTACGCCAGGCTGACTCCCACACGCCTGGGGCGAGCGGgttcctgcccagcactgcggCTCCAGCTGTGATTTGGGGCGGACAGGAGGTTGGGAGGGTCCGAGTCTCCGCCAGAGCCACCTCCACACGGCACGAGTGtcagcctgggctgggaggctcgctgCCAGCTGCAGTTCAGACATACCCAAACGGCAGTTGTGTGTTCCTGCCACAGAACCCAGGGGGCTGCTGTGTCAgtcgtgggggtggggagcagctgtaGGCATCCCCGATTTCACACCTCAGTGCTCCAAGGCAGCAGTTAAAGGATGGGGGGAAGGGCGGAGACATGCCCCTCCAACTGGGGAGACAGGGAAGGGCAAAGTTAACCCCAGTGCTCGGAAATCAGGAAACTGCCTCCCCAAAATCACAAGATTCGCTTCAAACtcctaagatttttttaaataatcagagGGGAGGGGTCATTAGCCTCCTGGTGTCTGAGCCTTTTGGGGGTCCCCTGCTTTCATATTTGCAGCTTTTTCTTCCCAACCACAAGGGCGAGAaacttacttttgttttttaaacgtGATTCTCAGGTCACCAGGAGACGCTGGCAGCCGGGGCTTTAAGAGCAGTTTTAAATCAGGACTAAGAGACCTGCTCTGGCTCCCGCAGGAGCTAATGCTCCTACGGCCTGTGCTACaaaggaggtcaggctagatgacggcgctggtcccttgtggcctcagaatctatgaaAAGAGGAGATATGGCGAGAGTTGGCACCACGGAGGGGGCACTGCCTGAAGCACAGAAAGGCCTGAGAAGACAGCAGAAGAGGGGGGTTCATATTACACCTGGGAATGGGGGGTAGGACCTTCCCCAGAAGCCTCAGGAAGGCAGAGGGCCTCACTTGTTGGCATGCAgaaacaggaagtgaaactgactagacctGGAGGGAAACTGATTAGGGTAGCTGCAAAAAGCCAGCTAGCATAGGTGGGGCAGGGAAGTCGACTGGTGACAGGGCTCGAGCGACATGCGGCAGATCTCAGAAACCTGCACCCTACAAGTCATGAAGCTCttcaccctgcccccctgctccctccccgaaAGATCCCTACCCCTGCCAAGCAAGAGTGAAATCACAGCCCTGCTGGGGTTCGATttgcagagagcagtgtctgCTGACGCCCTCCAGCCCCCAAGACACACGCAGCGGGGGCGTCACTGCTCCGATAGAACAGGGCATGGAagaaagcagcagggagcaggagggctgACGGTGGGAGAAGTGGAACCCCAAAGTCTCTCCCAGCGCCTCACGGCTGGAGCACCTTTCgacagaggatctcaaagtgggTGGCACCCAGCAATTGCTGGACACCTCCCCCAATGCTTCTGCCGCGCTGCCACTCCAACACAGAGTCAATCCGGAGGCAGACAAAGTGATTTGCCCCCAGGGTTGAAAACCAAACCAGCGAGTCAGCGGCAGAGACTGGAGTCACCCGGGGCAGCAGCATCCCTAGAGTGAAGCCTGAGACTCGCTAACAGCTGATTTTGCTAAGAGCTCTAAAATCCACTTGCTCACTCGGTCTATCTGGAAGATGACTGGGCCCCGTGCAGGGGATGTGCCCCACAGAATCCCCTGGAGGAAGGCCAGGGGAGGTCTGGGTGGTCTGGGCAGCCGGCATCTAGGGTGGTCTGGGCAGTGGAGGTGAGTCCAGCCCCGGCGTAGCTGGTGGCCATAAGCCAGCCCTAAATCTGACTATTCCCCTTGCGAGGACACGctcagcttcctgctgccccacaTGCTGTGTCCCCACCTCACTGGGTAACATCGggaagggcagagcagaggggggACCTCTCGCAGCGAGCAGAGTTCAAGCTGGCCGATTGACAGAGGTTTATGTCTAGGCACTCgaccttctgcagcagccagccagggcAGGGAATAGCTAGAGCCAAACGCTCAGTCCCTGGTCCGAGAGCGggtcctcactcccctcccagagccgggaacaGACCCCAGGGGCCCCGACACCCACTTtacactggaccccactccccaatTTCTTAGCTGCTGTGCCAAATGCCCTCCTGAGCAGAACAGCCTTTCCCACgtccctctcctctgccccagctctgctcagagTGCTGTCCCTGTGTGGCCCCCCAGGCAGGAGCCATTCCCCATGGGCTGCAGGACTCCAGGAGAGCCAGTGGCTTTGGAGGAGCCTGCCAGAGGGGAAGCAGACGCCTCGGCCGCTCTGGGATCAGTACGTGCAggcctcccccttcccagggcaGCCCTGCAGTCCTCGGCAGCTGTACTTACGGCTTTCCCAGGCCTGGCCCAGGTGCAGATGAGCCCCTCCTGGCAGGCGGTGATGATGCAGTCCTCCAGGAAGAGCAGCATCGTCAGTCGCTCGTGTGCGATCTTCTTGCAGAccaggggctccagcaggggcacCTCGTTGATGCGGGGGCAGAGGGCCGTGCCCAGGACCTTGGCCGTGTCCAGCTTGCTCCGGGGCGCCCCGTTGAGCTTGTCGTTGCTCTTGCTGATGTTGCCCAGGCTGTGGTAGCGCTTGTGCTCCTTCTCGGCGCTCTTGTCCCGGCGCTCCTGCAGGGTGAGCGTGGCGAACTTGCCGATGCTGAAGGGCACGGCGCTGTCCGTCGTGTGGCTCTTGGCGGCGCCAGTGACGGCCGGGTGGGGCAGGCTGTTGGAGCGCGAGAGTGAGCGGGGCAGGATCGAcccgctgctgctgccccccGGCTCCCCAGCCAGGTTGCTCCCGCCGCTCATCGAGGAGGGGATGCCAGTGCTGAAGGTGTTGGTGAGAGTCCGGGCCCGGGAGAGCGGGTGGTGGGGGTACAGTACATCCTCCGTCAGGTCCCACAGGCAGAACTGAGTGTCCTGCCCGGCCGAGCCAAAGCGGTAGGTCACCGAGGGGGAGCTCTTGGTGCTGTGCTTGGAGAGGCGGGACAGGGTGCTGCTAGTCCGCACCCGGCCAAAGTGGGCCGGCTCCTGGGGCTCCTCGTCGCTGCCGctcagctccggcggctcctcctcctccacgcTGCTGGTGTAGGGGTCGAAGGCCACCGCGTTGACCCAGGACTTGTGCCCGTGCCCCCTGGCGATGACCCGGCCCTCGGCGAAGGACCAGACGGTCACTAGGTCGTCCTCGCCGCCGGTGACAATGTAGCGCCCGTCGGGGCTCCAGCAGACGCACAGCAGCCCCCCGAAGTAGCTCTTCATCATGCCCTGCAGCAGCATGGAGTCGAAGTGGAAGACGCGGAGGCAGCCGTCCTGGCTGACGCAGGCCAGGTAGCGGCCGTCGGGCGAGAAGGCAAACTCGTTGAGGGCCCCCTCGCCCACCGCCCACTTCACCAGCGGGTTGCGGGTGCTTTTGCTCTTGCAGGCGTAGACAGCAAAGCCCTCGCCCTGCTTGAGGAGAGTGTACTGGGGCAAGGCAGAGCCACACGGGTGCTCCACATTGTACAGGTACAGGTGCCCACTGGCATGTGAGGCCAGGAAGAGGCTCTCCGTCTCCGGGATCCACTTCAGGTAGGTCACCTTCGTCTTGTCGATGAGCCGCTGGGGCAATGGGAAACAGACAGCAGGGATCAGATTGAGGAGATCTTCCCTAGGGGGAGCCccacagggtggggaggggaattcaGGTCTGGGGCCTGTCCAGGCCTTGGCCACTCCATTGGGGTTGGTTGGGACAGTGGCCTGCTGGGCCCTAGACTGAGAACTCCCCAACTTATTGCATACAGACCAAGGGACAGATGGCAACTGCTTCCCAAATTGGGCTGGATCTGAACCAGAAACATGTAGGTGGAAGGGCCTGTagcctgctcccagccctctgcctcacCATTAACCCTTCCCAGTGCAAACCACAGCCTCGTTTGAAAACCCCTGCAGCTAAAAAAGAAACATGCAGGAAGATTTTAGCAGCCCCAGACAGCTGCAGGGGAGTGTTTTGCCAGCTGAGAGTCAGGCATAAACCCCCACAGAAATGTACATCACCCAAGCAAACAAGAGCAGCTGCAAGTCCCACTCCGGTTGCTGCCGCTACCAGGGTTATTTCGGGTAACGGACAGAACATTAACGACCTCAGAAGATGGTTTATAATGACAGGCTCCCCATGAGACCCAGTGACCCCTAGAAACACACAGGGCTCAGTAACCAATCAGAGGGAAGAGAACTGCCTCACAGAACCTCCCCCAAACTCTGGCCCAGCCTGACCCTGCTTAACTTGTGAAATATGACATGGTGCCAGGAGCATGGGAAACCTTGCACTGCTGACTAGTGCCTCCTAGTGGCCAGTCTGAGGACTAGCACAGACGGGATCTGAGGATGGTGGTGAGTCACAAGACCCATCGGCTCCAGGGGggctgggtgaaatcctgccttgGCTAAGGAGGGAGCAAAAGGCTCGTTAGCGGCGGGGATCTCACCTCCTCATTGAACAACTTGCTGGTGTCCTTCTTGATGAGATCCAGGTACTGGACCTGCCCGGCGGAGAAGCCCACCAGCAGCGAAATGCTGTCAGCGGCGACTGTGAACTGGTTGAAGTCATGGCAGGTGGGCTGCGTGCCTTTGTAGATGCGCTTGTCGATGGGCTTGTTCAGATCCAGGGACTGGAATTCAACAACACCAGGAGGGGTGAGAAGCTGCTGGCTTTGAAAGAGGAAATGTCAGTTACATCCCCTCCCCCTTAACCTTACACGCTTTGCAGGAGTGGATCTAGAGCAACGACTCTCAAGCAGGGGCTCAGGGCCACCTGGGAGGCTGCTAGCAGATATTAGGGGATCCACCAAGCAGGGttggcattagactcactggggctgAGGACAGAAAGAGGAAGCCCCGggctctgagccccaccacctgaaGCTTCAGCAACTTAGCTTTGCTACCGGCAGCCCggccttttatatgcagaaaaagttgttgtggcataggtgggctgtggagattttacagcatgttggtgggggcagggggcagaaagagggcctcagaaagaaaaaggttgagaactcgtGATCTAGAGAGCAACTGGGACCCTGAACCGAAGAGGATCCAGCATGCTGCATGGAGAACACACTGCGAGAGCTGGCAGGAACAGAGGACATCACTGCTGCTCCTATTCGGGGTAGGATCCCCAAGGgaagcaactgaaatcaataacCATTCAGGACAGCtaatcccctccctcctgcagcgcCCTACTGCCAAGGGCCTCAGAGTGTGCACAGACACAGGTTACTGAGGCCCAGCCACTAGCTCCCGGGTCAGTACCATACTGCtgattgtacagatggggaaaatcagGCAAAGAAGGGAAGTGATTTTTCTCAGTGTCAAGAAGTGACAGAGCCAGTAACAGAACCCAGAAATCCCAACTCTCAGCCccttcctgctctaaccactaggccgctttcccctcccagagctggagggtGGAATACAGGAATCCTGAGTCTAGGCTTCTTCCTGCTCTAAGCAGTGGACCCCACTTTCCCGCCCAATCACGACCACTTCCGACGTGCCTGTGACAGGGATTACAACCAGCTTTGCCTAACACACGTCCCCTTCCCAGTCAGCCGTTCAGTCTGCCTTAAGCGGACAATTGCTCTCACGCTATTTCCATCTGCGTCTCCAGTGATGTTATCACATTGCAGTAAAGACTGGAACCGTTTCCTAACTGCTTACACAACCCCTAGAGAGGACCCCAATTACATCTAATCCCCAGGAGGCCTCTGCACAACACTTCCCACCACCCTCTTCAGCCCACACAAGATCCCAAACAAGCCTTTTAAAGAAGGCTAAACCTTTCCCCTTTCAAGcagctctgctttccctgcccctcctctgggaGAATCGAGAGAGAACTGGCACAGTGAGGGCTCTGATGTGGAAGAGTGCCAGCCGTGTAAGTGCCAGTCTCCA from Gopherus evgoodei ecotype Sinaloan lineage unplaced genomic scaffold, rGopEvg1_v1.p scaffold_34_arrow_ctg1, whole genome shotgun sequence includes:
- the DMWD gene encoding dystrophia myotonica WD repeat-containing protein encodes the protein MAAVVAAADGPPPLLPELKSQFRTREGSYRLLAPPGPEPRSRGGPAAPPPAGPSPPAPPPGPAALPPVRLSLVRLLLPEGPEPAEPGEPAERSRLCCNLGRELYFYSGCGPGPGGRASRRSLDLNKPIDKRIYKGTQPTCHDFNQFTVAADSISLLVGFSAGQVQYLDLIKKDTSKLFNEERLIDKTKVTYLKWIPETESLFLASHASGHLYLYNVEHPCGSALPQYTLLKQGEGFAVYACKSKSTRNPLVKWAVGEGALNEFAFSPDGRYLACVSQDGCLRVFHFDSMLLQGMMKSYFGGLLCVCWSPDGRYIVTGGEDDLVTVWSFAEGRVIARGHGHKSWVNAVAFDPYTSSVEEEEPPELSGSDEEPQEPAHFGRVRTSSTLSRLSKHSTKSSPSVTYRFGSAGQDTQFCLWDLTEDVLYPHHPLSRARTLTNTFSTGIPSSMSGGSNLAGEPGGSSSGSILPRSLSRSNSLPHPAVTGAAKSHTTDSAVPFSIGKFATLTLQERRDKSAEKEHKRYHSLGNISKSNDKLNGAPRSKLDTAKVLGTALCPRINEVPLLEPLVCKKIAHERLTMLLFLEDCIITACQEGLICTWARPGKANLTSQNGSSPSGTVV